One part of the Humulus lupulus chromosome 9, drHumLupu1.1, whole genome shotgun sequence genome encodes these proteins:
- the LOC133799939 gene encoding uncharacterized protein LOC133799939: MNEDEAFELREEEYEGDNGNGDEEDYEYNDPTQWWISVVEECADGDDDSAGFNSEDELQSLPSDDDDGNGPSQKHREFNPKVHMENVKFVLKMEFASVALLREAIQTYFIQSEREYNYVFNNSQKLRVKCNGKGCPWILYARVLNDKSTFRINTLVDEHSCSQVFKNRHVAGGWLANNFLEQFRANPDMSYKQWKQLTCTTKYSYISEWRFYRAKKEAMKILEGSVRDQFVIVEDYCKQILATNPAVGVDGENSLYPIAYAIMEKENTEIWKWFVEILKEDLQVENPSKFTLMSDRQKGLENAMKALWDGAHVRYCVRHMHSNFKKDFPSLLLKQLLWAAARASTKEEFVKCMKAIKDVNESAYNWLMAKNASEWTRSHFDDSVKCDMVLNNMCESFNSAILEARDKVVVTLLEKIRFLLMVRFFKKRESVNKWRDGISKRIWDLLEKNKEVAKKCHTNRANAFNFQVTHETDGSFVVDLIALTCTCRKFEWNGLPCSHAVAAIWKRGLNVLDYVHDYYKKESFIHAYEGVVQPMPSPDKWPSSSNAPILPPPEYKLPGRPKKSRKREVDEPPTGATKSN, from the exons ATGAATGAAGATGAAGCGTTTGAGTTGAGAGAAGAAGAGTATGAGGGTGACAATGGAAATGGGGATGAGGAAGATTATGAGTATAATGACCCCACTCAATGGTGGATTAGTGTAGTTGAAGAGTGCGCAGATGGTGATGATGACAGTGCTGGTTTCAATTCTGAAGATGAACTACAAAGTTTACcaagtgatgatgatgatggcaaTGGTCCTTCCCAAAAACATAGGGAATTTAACCCTAAGGTGCACATGGAAAATGTCAAATTTGTGCTTAAGATGGAGTTCGCTTCTGTGGCGTTATTGAGAGAAGCAATCCAAACATACTTCATACAATCCGAAAGGGAGTACAACTATGTCTTCAATAATAGTCAAAAATTGAGAGTCAAGTGCAATGGAAAAGGATGTCCATGGATATTGTATGCACGCGTACTTAATGATAAGAGCACATTCAGGATAAACACACTTGTAGATGAGCATTCATGCAGCCAGGTGTTCAAAAATAGACATGTTGCTGGTGGGTGGTTAGCAAATAATTTTTTAGAACAATTTAGGGCGAATCCGGATATGTCATACAAGCAATGGAAACAATTGACTTGCACAaccaaatattcttatatttCTGAATGGAGATTTTACAGAGCAAAGAAAGAAGCTATGAAGATACTTGAAGGAAGTGTTAGAGACCAATTTGTTATTGTGGAGGACTACTGCAAGCAGATTTTGGCAACTAATCCAG CTGTAGGAGTGGATGGGGAGAATTCATTGTACCCCATAGCTTATGCAATAATGGAGAAGGAGAACACAGAGATATGGAAGTGGTTTGTGGAGATATTAAAGGAAGATTTACAAGTTGAAAATCCATCAAAATTCACATTGATGAGTGATAGGCAGAAAGGGTTGGAGAATGCCATGAAAGCTTTGTGGGATGGGGCACATGTGCGATATTGTGTGAGACACATGCATTCAAATTTTAAGAAAGATTTTCCTAGTTTATTGTTAAAGCAGTTGTTATGGGCAGCTGCTCGAGCTTCCACTAAAGAAGAGTTTGTGAAATGCATGAAAGCAATTAAGGATGTTAATGAGAGTGCATATAACTGGTTAATGGCTAAGAATGCATCTGAATGGACAAGATCACATTTTGATGACTCTGTGAAATGTGATATGGTGTTAAACAATATGTGTGAGAGCTTCAACTCCGCTATACTTGAAGCTAGAGACAAGGTTGTTGTCACGCTCCTAGAGAAGATTAGATTCTTGTTGATGGTTAGATTTTTCAAAAAGAGGGAAAGCGTCAACAAATGGAGAGATGGGATTAGCAAGCGGATATGGGATCTCCTTGAGAAAAATAAAGAGGTAGCAAAAAAATGTCACACAAATAGAGCAAATGCATTTAACTTTCAGGTTACTCACGAGACTGATGGGTCCTTTGTGGTAGACCTAATTGCTCTCACATGCACTTGTAGGAAGTTTGAGTGGAATGGTTTGCCTTGTAGTCATGCAGTGGCAGCCATTTGGAAAAGAGGGCTCAATGTGCTAGACTATGTGCATGACTACTACAAGAAAGAGAGCTTCATACATGCGTATGAAGGGGTTGTGCAACCTAT